CAGCACGTCCGGTTTGGCGGCAACCACCGCGTCCACCGTCTGGTACACCCGCCGTACAATGAGCGGCAACCTGGCGATCACTGCCGTCAGTCCCATGACAGAGACATCGCTCATGTTGAAGAAACTGGTCAGACCGAGGCCGGTCATCTTTTCGCCGCCAACCCCACAATAGCGGACACCTTCGCCAAGACGGTCATTCAGGGCCTTCATGAGCTCAGAGCCGAGCTGATCGCCCGATTCTTCTCCCGCCACGATGCAGATAGTTGGCATCCGGCCTGTCATGACCGCTCCGTTCCAGCGGCATGAGAAATGCCGATCAGAAACACTTTCGACTGGTTGGCCTTGCGGATGGTTTCCTCGCGCTCGGCAATCAGCGCGCCATCTGCTTCCACGGCAATGCCGGCGAGACCCGCGGCAACAGCAAGATCAATGGTATTCGGACCAACAGCTGGAAGGTCGACCCGAAGATCCTGGTTGGGTTTGGCCGTTTTCACGAGAACACCCGATCGCCCCTTGTTCCGGATGCGTCCGATCCTTTTCAGATCGGCACAGCGCTGCAGCATCGCGTCTGTGCCTTCTGCCCCTTCCAGGGCAACGACCCGGCCCCCGATGGCGACAGCCGCCTGTCCGATATCCAGTTCACCAAGTTTTTCAGTTGCAGCGAGAGCCAATTCGACGTCACGCCAATCGGCCTCCCTGGGCTGTACCTTGCCCAGAACTCCGCTTGAAGCCAACAGTTGCGGCGCAACGTCCTTGATCCCCACGACGCGGTATCCTTCCTTCTCAAACAGCCGGATGACCTTGGTCAGCAGACTGTCATCACCGCCAGCCAGGGCGCGTATGATTGCAGGCAAGCGTTTCAAGGTCCCGAAATCACCCAGAATGGACGTGAAATCAGGGCGTTTGGAAACACCACCTATCAGCAGGACATCCTGGCAGTCATTGGACTTCAGAAACCTGTAGAGCCGGCCAATCTCACCCCAGCCGAGTTCCGCGTGGGCGCGCGCTCGGGTTGCCTGATCCGCTTCTCCTCTGATGGCCACAATCCTGAAATCGCGGCCTGCGGAAACGAGACCGTCTGCCACCTGTCGCGGCAAGGTTCCGTTACCGGCGATCAATGCGATACGGGGCGCATCTTGCAGGGTCCTGCCTGCCATGACCTCAATCTTCGCTGCGCGGCGTACAGAAGCGCCGGTCTTCCTTTTCCAGGATAAAGTCGGTCACTGTCTTGACCAGCGGTTGGTCAGCCTGCTCGGCAGCCAGGGCCTCCGCTCGGCCACGCAACGTGCCCTCTTCGACCTCGAACAGGGCCCGGTAGGCCGCGCGCAGCGCATGGATCTGCTCACGCGGCAAGCCCTTTCGCTTCAATCCGATCAGGTTGAGGCCTGCCAGTCGCGCCCGGTCACCAATGACGGAACCGTAAGGAATAACATCGAATTCCACTCCCGTCATACCGCCGACGATAGCGCCCGTTCCGATCCGGGACCACTGACGAACGGCACTGAGGCCGCCCATGATGACAAAGTCCGCAAGTTCAACGTGGCCGGCCAGCGTTGCGTTGTTGGCAAGAATGGCGTGATTTCCGACCAGGCAGTCGTGTCCTACATGAGATCCCATCATGAACAGGCAATTATCACCGACGCGCGTCACGCCGCCGCCGCCCTCTGTTCCCGGGTTCATCGTAACGTGTTCGCGGATCTGGTTGTTGGCCCCGATTTCAAGCCGCGAAACCTCACCGGCAAATTTCAGATCCTGAGGCTTGTGCCCGATGCTGGCAAACGGAAAAATATGCGTACCTGGACCAACATGGGTGTGTCCGGCCACCGCAACATGCGCTTCCAGAACGACATTGTCGGAAAGCGAGACATTACCGCCCACAATGGAATACGGACCAATACGGACATTTTCGCCGATTTTGGCACCGTCTTCGACAATGGCGGTAGGATGAATTTCAGTCATGCAACCTCACGCATCTATCAGCATGGCGCTGACTTCCGCTTCCGCAACCTTTTTGCCGTCTACAAGCGCGACGGCATCGAATTTCCAGATATTGGCACGCTGCTTGATTTTCTTGACGTGAAAGTGAACCTGATCGCCGGGCTCCACAGGCTTGCGGAACTTGGCCTTGTCGATGGTCATGAAATAGACCAACTGTGGCGGCGCATCATCCCCCCGCGCATGTACACACAGAGCCCCGGCGGTCTGCGCCATGGCCTCGATGAGCAACACACCTGGAAAAACGGGTCTTTCCGGAAAGTGTCCGGTAAAGTGAGGCTCGTTGATGGTGACGTTCTTGATACCAATGCAACTGTTGTCGCCGTCCATTTCAATGATCTTGTCGATCAGGAGAAATGGATAACGGTGCGGCAGCAGCTTCATGATCTTCATGATGTCTGCGGTCGCCAATGTCTTGTTGTTTTCGTCTTCCATAAAAAACCCCTGGGCAGTTGCTGCCGAAAAGTTATCGATTGTCCGAATTATCGTTTACGACCCGCCGCCGCGCTCTGCAAGTTTTCTCAGGGCAGCAACCTCCCTGAACCACTGCTTTACCGGCTTTGCCGGCGTACCGCCGTATCGCCCACCGGCCGGAAGGTCTTCGCTGACGACGCTGACGGCGGCGACCTGAGACCCCATGCCTATGGTCACGTGCCCTCGAACACCGGTCTGTCCGCCGATGGCGACAAAGTCCTCCA
This genomic interval from Labrenzia sp. VG12 contains the following:
- the fabZ gene encoding 3-hydroxyacyl-ACP dehydratase FabZ, whose translation is MEDENNKTLATADIMKIMKLLPHRYPFLLIDKIIEMDGDNSCIGIKNVTINEPHFTGHFPERPVFPGVLLIEAMAQTAGALCVHARGDDAPPQLVYFMTIDKAKFRKPVEPGDQVHFHVKKIKQRANIWKFDAVALVDGKKVAEAEVSAMLIDA
- the lpxA gene encoding acyl-ACP--UDP-N-acetylglucosamine O-acyltransferase, which gives rise to MTEIHPTAIVEDGAKIGENVRIGPYSIVGGNVSLSDNVVLEAHVAVAGHTHVGPGTHIFPFASIGHKPQDLKFAGEVSRLEIGANNQIREHVTMNPGTEGGGGVTRVGDNCLFMMGSHVGHDCLVGNHAILANNATLAGHVELADFVIMGGLSAVRQWSRIGTGAIVGGMTGVEFDVIPYGSVIGDRARLAGLNLIGLKRKGLPREQIHALRAAYRALFEVEEGTLRGRAEALAAEQADQPLVKTVTDFILEKEDRRFCTPRSED
- a CDS encoding LpxI family protein codes for the protein MAGRTLQDAPRIALIAGNGTLPRQVADGLVSAGRDFRIVAIRGEADQATRARAHAELGWGEIGRLYRFLKSNDCQDVLLIGGVSKRPDFTSILGDFGTLKRLPAIIRALAGGDDSLLTKVIRLFEKEGYRVVGIKDVAPQLLASSGVLGKVQPREADWRDVELALAATEKLGELDIGQAAVAIGGRVVALEGAEGTDAMLQRCADLKRIGRIRNKGRSGVLVKTAKPNQDLRVDLPAVGPNTIDLAVAAGLAGIAVEADGALIAEREETIRKANQSKVFLIGISHAAGTERS